A portion of the Nitrospira sp. genome contains these proteins:
- a CDS encoding adenosylcobinamide amidohydrolase, translated as MTMWPDGFTTRYRIAKDTLILDLGTRMRVLSSAPRGGGLRTTRYIVNHQVPSNPVRQATHSKWEHPARYLKRIAVDLGVDPDCVGLMTAVPMKQVVTCREAQDGIWVECFSTVGVTNAVRAGEPPPREEADSMVRRAGTINLMVVTNACLAVPALVCAVQVVTESKTGVLRDHAVPSWTGRPGATGTGTDAVVVACALRGSGPRSDYAGTHTTIGSLIGRVVAECLTQGLARAKEWAATHRT; from the coding sequence ATGACGATGTGGCCGGATGGTTTCACCACTCGCTACCGAATTGCCAAGGACACGCTCATCCTCGATCTGGGAACCCGCATGCGGGTGTTGTCGTCCGCTCCAAGGGGGGGAGGGCTTCGAACGACGCGCTACATAGTGAATCATCAGGTGCCCTCCAATCCTGTTCGGCAGGCGACTCACTCGAAGTGGGAACATCCTGCCCGTTACCTCAAGCGAATCGCGGTGGATTTGGGAGTGGATCCTGATTGTGTCGGCCTGATGACGGCAGTTCCGATGAAACAGGTTGTGACGTGCCGTGAGGCGCAGGATGGGATCTGGGTCGAGTGTTTTTCCACCGTGGGTGTCACCAACGCGGTGCGGGCAGGTGAGCCGCCGCCGCGAGAAGAAGCTGACAGCATGGTCCGTCGAGCCGGGACGATCAATCTGATGGTGGTCACCAATGCCTGCCTCGCCGTGCCGGCCCTGGTCTGTGCGGTGCAGGTGGTGACGGAGAGCAAGACCGGAGTGCTGCGTGACCATGCGGTGCCCAGTTGGACCGGTCGTCCCGGCGCGACCGGCACGGGGACGGACGCCGTGGTTGTCGCCTGTGCCCTGCGGGGGAGCGGTCCCCGGTCGGACTATGCCGGAACCCATACTACGATCGGATCCTTGATCGGACGGGTCGTCGCCGAGTGCCTCACGCAAGGTCTGGCGCGCGCGAAAGAGTGGGCGGCGACACATCGCACGTAA
- a CDS encoding threonine-phosphate decarboxylase codes for MTRIGHGGDVYAAARELGRDLHRLLDFSASINPLGSSPAAVRTLRTAEVLLGHYPDPTCWALRQALAAYWKRPSEEFLVGNGSTELIHLLPRTLGIRHLLLIGPTFSEYAEAMTRAGGRGTMLMADRADGYRPPLESVLATLQKGRQSASGAYPIDAVLLCNPNSPTGQACEAAAVRKCARLVARRGLWCIVDESFAEYANHASILSEPLPPRTVVLRSFTKFYGLPGLRVGYATAKPAVIARIAAQQPPWSVNMLAQQTAVAALKDVRHAGRSLRFMERERTRVQKALTRLPGCTVFPSAANFLLIEVPVGQKATAVVAALRRQGLLIRDCSQVPGLNDRSVRVAVRPRADNDRLLRALSVLLHKGGA; via the coding sequence ATGACGCGCATCGGTCATGGCGGGGATGTGTATGCGGCGGCCCGTGAGTTAGGACGAGATCTCCATCGACTCCTGGATTTCAGTGCCAGCATCAATCCCTTGGGATCGTCTCCCGCCGCAGTGCGAACCCTGCGGACAGCCGAGGTGTTGCTCGGTCATTATCCGGACCCGACTTGTTGGGCACTGCGGCAGGCGCTGGCCGCGTATTGGAAACGCCCGAGTGAGGAGTTTCTGGTCGGCAACGGATCGACAGAGTTGATCCATCTCCTTCCCAGGACATTGGGGATCAGACATCTCCTGCTGATCGGCCCGACCTTCTCCGAATATGCTGAAGCGATGACACGCGCCGGGGGACGGGGCACCATGCTGATGGCGGATCGTGCCGACGGATATCGTCCTCCGCTGGAGTCGGTCCTCGCAACGTTGCAGAAGGGGCGGCAGTCTGCGAGCGGCGCCTATCCCATTGATGCAGTACTCCTCTGCAATCCCAATAGCCCGACCGGTCAGGCCTGCGAGGCTGCCGCGGTAAGGAAGTGTGCGCGTCTGGTGGCTCGCCGGGGACTCTGGTGTATCGTGGATGAATCCTTTGCGGAATATGCGAATCATGCGTCGATCTTGTCAGAGCCTCTTCCCCCACGGACCGTCGTGCTGCGCAGCTTTACCAAGTTTTATGGATTGCCCGGACTGCGTGTGGGCTATGCCACGGCGAAGCCTGCTGTGATTGCCAGAATCGCGGCGCAGCAGCCGCCCTGGTCGGTGAACATGTTGGCGCAGCAAACCGCGGTCGCCGCCTTGAAAGATGTGCGACACGCCGGGCGAAGCCTTCGTTTCATGGAGCGGGAGCGAACCCGCGTCCAGAAGGCACTAACCCGGTTGCCCGGTTGCACGGTCTTTCCCTCTGCCGCCAATTTTCTGCTGATAGAGGTGCCGGTCGGGCAGAAAGCGACCGCCGTGGTGGCCGCGCTTCGCCGGCAGGGACTCCTGATAAGGGATTGTTCGCAAGTGCCTGGATTGAATGACCGTTCGGTGCGCGTCGCAGTGCGTCCCAGGGCCGACAATGATCGCCTCCTGCGAGCCCTGTCGGTTCTCCTTCACAAGGGTGGCGCATGA